From a single Vibrio tubiashii genomic region:
- a CDS encoding DUF1289 domain-containing protein, which produces MDIRNYSANPCVGLCESNINGVCIGCGRTREERYLWYQMSEIEQREILDRLSNEPLCFNLKSS; this is translated from the coding sequence ATGGATATACGAAATTATAGTGCGAACCCATGTGTGGGCTTGTGCGAATCAAACATCAATGGTGTTTGTATAGGCTGTGGCCGAACGCGAGAAGAACGTTATCTTTGGTATCAAATGTCTGAAATCGAACAAAGAGAGATTCTAGACCGACTATCTAATGAACCTCTCTGCTTCAATCTGAAATCTAGCTAG
- a CDS encoding META domain-containing protein encodes MKLSPKTLLAAITLPLVVTACASNGDDVKQITAQDLQHHNWELVSIDGEAVIADSRQNPPRLEIGEKMTANGNAGCNNFFGQAELKDNQFRIEKMGMTMKMCVGDVMDVEQAFGQTLSDWSDMTLTQDTMVLKNDVHTLTFKLNDWKN; translated from the coding sequence ATGAAGCTTAGTCCAAAAACGCTACTTGCAGCAATTACACTACCTCTTGTTGTAACAGCTTGCGCAAGCAATGGAGACGATGTGAAACAAATTACAGCTCAAGATCTACAACACCACAACTGGGAACTGGTTAGCATTGATGGTGAAGCGGTTATTGCAGATAGCCGTCAAAACCCACCGCGCCTAGAAATTGGTGAAAAGATGACAGCTAACGGCAATGCTGGTTGTAACAACTTCTTTGGTCAAGCTGAGTTAAAAGACAACCAGTTCCGCATCGAGAAAATGGGTATGACCATGAAGATGTGTGTCGGCGATGTTATGGATGTAGAGCAAGCGTTTGGTCAAACTCTGTCTGATTGGAGTGATATGACGCTAACTCAAGATACTATGGTTCTGAAAAACGACGTACATACGCTGACGTTCAAGCTAAACGATTGGAAAAACTAA
- a CDS encoding ABC transporter substrate-binding protein gives MTRLITLLSSLVFSLSAFAADTWQEVVEKAKGQTVYFHAWGGSQEINRYIQWAGNELQSQYGVTLKHVKVTDIAETTSRLIAEKAAGKNSGGSVDMVWINGENFKSMKDNQLLFGPFVEGLPSWQYVDKSLPVDVDFSEPTDGLEAPWGVGQLVFIHDEKALNNPPQSFAELQSYAKAYPNRITYPRPPEFHGTSFVKALLIELTNNDASLQQPVSEQNFAIVTEPLWSYLDEFHKVAWRGGKQFPAGTAETVQLLDDGQIDLAITFNPNAVFSAQASGNLADTTKAYAMEAGALSNIHFLAIPWNANASAGAQVAINFLLSPQAQSRKGDLNVWGDPSVLSSQFLTGSAKNTQQFKSIAEPHPSWQAALEKEWLKRYGN, from the coding sequence ATGACAAGGCTGATCACTCTTCTTTCTTCACTTGTTTTTTCACTTTCTGCTTTTGCAGCAGATACTTGGCAAGAGGTTGTCGAAAAAGCGAAAGGACAAACCGTCTACTTCCATGCTTGGGGCGGTAGCCAAGAAATAAACCGTTATATTCAATGGGCAGGCAACGAGCTTCAATCCCAATACGGTGTCACCTTAAAACATGTAAAGGTAACCGATATTGCTGAGACAACATCACGTTTGATTGCCGAAAAGGCCGCAGGAAAAAACAGCGGTGGTAGTGTCGACATGGTTTGGATTAATGGTGAAAACTTCAAATCGATGAAAGACAACCAACTGCTATTTGGTCCGTTTGTCGAAGGTTTACCTAGTTGGCAATATGTCGATAAATCGCTTCCGGTCGACGTCGATTTCTCTGAGCCAACAGACGGCTTAGAAGCGCCTTGGGGTGTTGGTCAGCTGGTCTTTATTCATGATGAGAAAGCATTGAATAATCCACCACAATCATTTGCAGAGCTGCAAAGTTATGCCAAAGCTTACCCAAACCGTATTACTTACCCTCGCCCACCAGAATTTCACGGCACAAGCTTTGTAAAAGCGCTTCTGATCGAACTGACAAACAATGATGCTTCTCTGCAGCAACCTGTTTCTGAGCAGAACTTCGCTATTGTGACCGAGCCTCTTTGGTCATACCTTGACGAGTTTCATAAAGTCGCTTGGCGTGGTGGCAAACAATTCCCAGCAGGCACAGCAGAAACCGTTCAGCTGCTTGATGATGGTCAAATCGATCTCGCCATTACATTTAATCCAAATGCGGTATTTTCCGCACAAGCGAGTGGCAATTTAGCAGACACAACAAAGGCATATGCAATGGAAGCGGGTGCACTTTCTAATATCCATTTCTTAGCTATTCCTTGGAATGCCAATGCGAGCGCGGGCGCTCAAGTTGCGATCAATTTCCTACTCAGCCCACAAGCGCAGTCTCGTAAAGGTGATCTGAATGTATGGGGCGATCCTTCTGTACTAAGTAGCCAATTCTTGACCGGTTCTGCGAAGAATACCCAGCAATTTAAGTCAATTGCTGAACCTCATCCTAGCTGGCAAGCCGCTTTAGAAAAAGAGTGGCTAAAACGTTACGGGAATTAG
- a CDS encoding DUF1289 domain-containing protein, producing MEQLEFFTVPSPCVGICTVDEKGYCKGCMRKREERFNWLNMTPAQQLHVIKLCRQRYLRKIRKGQATPAEEIPTNTPQQDLF from the coding sequence TTGGAGCAGCTAGAGTTTTTTACCGTCCCGAGCCCTTGTGTTGGCATTTGTACAGTAGATGAAAAAGGCTACTGTAAGGGCTGTATGCGTAAACGAGAAGAGCGTTTTAACTGGTTGAATATGACCCCCGCTCAGCAGCTACATGTGATTAAACTTTGCCGTCAGCGCTACCTACGTAAGATACGAAAAGGGCAAGCAACTCCAGCTGAAGAGATCCCCACTAACACTCCTCAACAAGATCTTTTTTAA